GCCCGATTCGGCATCTATCGCTTCAGCGGCACCGGCGAGCAGATAGGCGGTCGCCTTTTCGCCTCGTCAGGGCGTGACCGCGTACCGTCGATCGCCCCTGACGGTCGCCAGCTGGTGTTTGCCTCCGACCGCGCCGGTCCCTTTGGCTTGTGGTGGGGCGATGTCGAGGACCCCGCATCGCTCCGGATGCTGGAAGGCATACAGCCCGACTCACGTCAGCCGGCTGCGTGGTCCAGCGACAGCAAGCGCGTCGTGCTGGTCGGCAGCCAGCGCGGGGCGCCGCCGGGCTCGGGAGACCCCGGGGTGTTCGAGGTGTTTACCGACAGCGGCCGCATCACCCGCCTGCCGGTGCCGGTCCGCGAACCCGTCCAGGTGGCGTTCGCCCCGGGCCCTGGCGGGCCGGATCAGCGCCTCCTGGTCCTGGCCGACCGCGGCGACGGCCGGCTGCGCCTCAGCCTGTTCGCTGACCCGGAACGTCCGGATGCACCGCTGGCCAGCGTGGACGACGTGACCCGGATACAGGTGGATGCACCGCGCGACCGCGTCATTTTCTCGCGCCTGGGCGATTCCGGCCTGTGGCAGGCGGATCCCGATCTTCGACCTGAAAGCATCCGGCCAGTGCAGTTGCAGGAAGGACTGGCACGCTGGCAACACGCCTGGGCGGCCGCCGGCGACGGTGGCACCTATCTGGTCAGGCGTACCCCCGGCTGCCAGTCGCTGTTGATTCACGACCGTGGGGGTGACGGACGGGAGGTCTGCCTGGACGCCGATCGTCGTGCCGCCACCCGCGCCTTCACATTCAACCCGCGCAGCGGCCAGTTGTTCATCACCCTGGCCGAGGTCGACGGCGGCGATATCGGCTTCGCCACGCTGGACGGGGCCGAATAGAAGGACGTTCGCCGTTCAGCAAGCCATTGAAATTCAATGGTAAATTGCTTTCGGAGTTTTGTCGTCAGCTGATTCGGCACAATTTCGTGCAAGTTTTTGCAAACCCACGGAACTCTTCGGGCCGATCAGGCAAACATGCCGGCCTTGTTAGGCACGTTGTCCAGGAGTTCAAGATGGAAAGTCTGGTGTGGGCTGACCGCGGTCAGCAGTTGCAGGTAGAGCCGTCCGATAACGAAGCACAGGTCCGTTGTATGGGCGCGTCGCGTCTGGGCAGCCTGCAACTGCCGCCAACCATCTATTCCATCTGGGTCCAGGTGCGCGGTAGCTCCTGGGTCGAAGCGCGGGAGGGCAAGTTCCGCCTTCGCCGCGGCGACTGGATCGCCTTCGAGCGCGACTCCCGCCCCAGCATCCAGTCCGACCGCCATGGCGTGTGCATCGGACTCGGACTTGGGGCGGAGATGCTGCAGGCCGCCAGCGAAATGGCCGAGCCGGGTCTCTATCCGGGCCGCGGCCACCTGCAGCTGCATGAGGCGCGCATGTTCCTCGATCTGTGGCGCTCCGCCGTCCGTCGTCTGGAGGCCGCACCGACGCTGAACACCGCAGCCACGATCGGAGCCATGCGCCCGTTGCTCCTGAAGCTGGCGTCGATGCAGAGCGAGATGAGCGCCAACATCCCCATGTGTCCGGGTCGGTCACGCCGACGCAAGCGCCAGGTGTTTGGACGCCTTCAGCGCGCGCACATGTACCTCTATGGCAACCGTGATCGGGTCGTGCGCATCAGTGAACTGGCGGAGCTGACCAGCTTCTCCAGCTGGTATTTCTCCAAGACCTTCCATGGCCTGTACGGCGAAAGCCCGCAGTCGGCATCGGCACGGATGCGCCTGGAGCAGGCCGCCGAAATGCTGCGCGACAGCCAGATGATGGTGGGGGAGGTCGCCGCCGCGTCGGGCTTTGACAACTGCTGCAGCTTCGCCCGGGCGTTCCGGGCGCGTTACCAGACCTCGGCGACCAGCTACCGCAAAGCAGCCACCCTCACCGGGAGGGCAGGATCGGCAAAGTCATAGACCGTCCAGGGCAAAGCAGCGAAGGGGTTTGGGTCGTAGCGTGTTCGGGGCGTTTAACACGCCCATAACGTTATTGGAGATAGACCCCGATGAATTACCGCAATCTGCGCCCCGCGCTGCGTCTCGGCATGCTGCCGGCCGCTGTCGCAGTGGCACTTGTGCCGGCCATTGCCGGCGCACAGGAAGCCCCGGCTTCCCAGGCCACCACCCTTGACCGCATTGAAGTCACCGGCTCGCGTATCCGCCAGGTCGACGTCGAGACCGCACAGCCGGTCCTGATGATTTCGCGTGCAGACATCGAGAACCAGGGCTTCAGCTCGGTCGCCGACATCCTGCAGAACATCTCTGCTGCCGGTTCTCCTGCGTTCAGCCGCGCCTCGCCGCTGACCGCCAACCAGGAAGCCGGTGGTTCGTACATCGACCTGCGCAATCTGGGCGCCCAGCGCACCCTGGTACTGATCAATGGCAAGCGCCTGGGCATCAG
The genomic region above belongs to Lysobacter avium and contains:
- a CDS encoding helix-turn-helix domain-containing protein; amino-acid sequence: MESLVWADRGQQLQVEPSDNEAQVRCMGASRLGSLQLPPTIYSIWVQVRGSSWVEAREGKFRLRRGDWIAFERDSRPSIQSDRHGVCIGLGLGAEMLQAASEMAEPGLYPGRGHLQLHEARMFLDLWRSAVRRLEAAPTLNTAATIGAMRPLLLKLASMQSEMSANIPMCPGRSRRRKRQVFGRLQRAHMYLYGNRDRVVRISELAELTSFSSWYFSKTFHGLYGESPQSASARMRLEQAAEMLRDSQMMVGEVAAASGFDNCCSFARAFRARYQTSATSYRKAATLTGRAGSAKS